In Pochonia chlamydosporia 170 chromosome Unknown PCv3seq00009, whole genome shotgun sequence, a genomic segment contains:
- a CDS encoding glycosyl hydrolase (similar to Neosartorya fischeri NRRL 181 XP_001258306.1) — MADINVEEVLKKLTLAEKVDLLAGIDFWHTKALPKHGIPSLRMSDGPNGVRGTKFFNGVPSACFPCGTALGSTFNQELLQEAGKKMGEEALAKSAHIILGPTINMQRSPLGGRGFESIGEDPFLAGLGAAALVRGIQSTGVQAAIKHFLCNDQEDKRMGVQSIVTERALREIYALPFQLTVRDAKPGAFMTAYNGINGIMCSENPKYLDGMLRKEWGWEGLVMSDWYGTYSTTPAVVAGLDLEMPGPARFRGEALKFNASTNKPFTHVIDERVRAVLRLVKKVSGLGIKEFGPEREVNTPETAALLRKIGNESIVLLKNENNVLPLKKDKKTLVIGPNAKTATYHGGGSAALPAYYAVTPYDGISEKLGSAPAYTVGAYTHRFLPLLGPQCTDPNGKQGMRWTVYNQPPGTPNRQSVDTLYFSKTEMHLVDYSNPKVADIWYADMEGSLVAEEDCTYELGVVVSGTAKAFVNDKLIVDNATKQVAGDAFFGAATREERGLVELKKGETYNFRIEFGSAPTFTLKGDAYVPGHGSLRVGGCKVIDDQEEIKKSVQLAKEHDQVIICAGLNSDWETEGADRASMKLPGVLDELIAQVAAANPNTAVVMQTGTPEEMPWLAQTPAVVQAWYGGNETGNCIADILFGDANPSGKLSLSFPKKLQDVPAFLNYRTEAGRTLYGEDVYVGYRYYEFAEREVNFPFGHGLSYTTFTFSDLSVTSTDGKVTATLKIKNTGAIKGSEVAQMYIQPKQAAKINRPVKELRGFTKVELDAGETKTVTISELEKYAAAYWDEERDQWCVEAGEYDVIVSDSSALTDGKVVKASFKVGESYWWNGV; from the exons ATGGCAGATatcaatgttgaagaagtgctgaagaagctcacATTGGCCGAAAAGGTCGACCTGCTGGCAG GTATCGACTTTTGGCACACAAAAGCCCTCCCAAAACATGGCATCCCCTCACTTCGCATGTCTGATGGTCCCAACGGTGTAAGAGGCACAAAGTTCTTCAATGGCGTCCCCTCAGCATGTTTCCCGTGCGGCACAGCACTCGGATCTACCTTTAACCAGGAGCTTCTTCAAGAGGCAGGCAAAAAGatgggagaagaagcgcTTGCAAAGAGTGCGCACATCATTCTTGGCCCGACAATCAACATGCAGAGATCTCCTCTGGGAGGCCGCGGCTTCGAGTCCATTGGCGAGGATCCATTCCTGGCTGGACTTGGTGCCGCTGCTCTCGTCCGGGGCATTCAGAGCACTGGTGTACAAGCCGCCATAAAGCACTTTCTATGTAACGATCAGGAGGACAAGCGAATGGGTGTTCAGAGCATTGTTACTGAGCGAGCATTGCGTGAGATTTACGCTCTTCCATTTCAGTTGACTGTGCGGGACGCCAAGCCAGGTGCCTTTATGACAGCctacaatggcatcaatggcaTAATGTGCAGCGAGAATCCCAAGTATCTGGATGGTATGCTTCGAAAGGAGTGGGGATGGGAGGGTCTCGTCATGAGTGACTGGTATGGAACGTATAGCACAACTCCGGCCGTCGTCGCCGGTCTCGATCTGGAGATGCCAGGCCCAGCTCGTTTCCGTGGCGAGGCCCTCAAGTTTAATGCCTCCACCAACAAGCCGTTCACTCATGTCATTGACGAACGTGTTCGTGCTGTCTTGCGGCTTGTCAAGAAGGTTTCTGGACTAGGAATTAAGGAGTTTGGTCCGGAAAGGGAAGTGAATACCCCCGAGACGGCTGCTCTGCTCCGAAAAATTGGCAACGAGAGCATCGTCCTACTCAAAAACGAGAACAACGTCTTGCCGTTGAAAAAGGATAAAAAGACCTTGGTCATTGGTCCAAATGCCAAAACAGCAACTTACCACGGTGGTGGCTCGGCAGCCCTGCCCGCATATTATGCGGTAACTCCGTACGACGGTATTTCTGAGAAGCTGGGCTCTGCTCCCGCTTACACTGTTGGAGCCTATACTCATCGTTTCCTCCCTCTTCTTGGTCCTCAATGCACCGACCCCAATGGCAAGCAAGGCATGCGATGGACTGTCTACAACCAGCCTCCAGGTACCCCCAACCGCCAGTCTGTCGACACGCTGTACTTCAGTAAGACGGAGATGCACCTTGTTGACTACAGCAACCCCAAGGTAGCAGACATATGGTACGCCGACATGGAAGGCTCTTTGGTAGCAGAGGAAGACTGCACCTATGAGTTGGGAGTCGTCGTATCTGGAACAGCCAAGGCGTTCGTCAACGATAAGCTCATTGTAGACAATGCGACAAAGCAGGTTGCTGGAGATGCCTTCTTCGGGGCAGCTACACGTGAGGAAAGAGGTCTCgttgagttgaagaagggcGAAACTTACAACTTCCGCATCGAATTCGGGTCTGCACCTACTTTTACACTCAAGGGCGATGCCTATGTACCTGGCCACGGATCTCTCCGCGTCGGTGGATGCAAGGTGATTGATGATCAAGAGGAAATCAAGAAATCTGTCCAGTTAGCCAAAGAGCACGACCAAGTCATCATCTGCGCCGGCCTAAACTCTGATTGGGAGACCGAAGGTGCTGACCGAGCCAGCATGAAGCTGCCCGGTGTTCTGGACGAGCTAATCGCCCAAGTTGCCGCAGCTAACCCAAATACTGCCGTCGTCATGCAGACCGGCACACCTGAGGAGATGCCATGGCTTGCGCAAACTCCTGCTGTTGTTCAGGCTTGGTATGGAGGCAACGAGACGGGTAACTGCATTGCTGACATCTTGTTCGGTGATGCCAATCCCTCTGGAAAGCTGTCCCTCAGCTTCCCCAAGAAACTGCAGGATGTACCGGCCTTCCTCAACTACCGCACCGAGGCGGGGCGAACTCTGTATGGAGAAGACGTATACGTCGGATACCGATACTACGAGTTTGCGGAGCGTGAAGTCAATTTCCCCTTTGGCCACGGGCTCTCTTATACCACCTTTACATTCTCCGATCTGTCAGTTACCTCCACGGATGGCAAGGTGACGGCAACGTTGAAAATAAAGAATACTGGAGCTATCAAGGGCTCCGAAGTTGCCCAGATGTACATCCAGCCTAAGCAGGCAGCCAAGATAAATCGCCCTGTCAAAGAACTCCGCGGTTTCACCAAGGTTGAGCTCGATGCTGGCGAAACCAAGACCGTCACCATCAGCGAACTGGAGAAATACGCAGCCGCATACTGGGACGAGGAACGGGACCAGTGGTGCGTCGAGGCTGGCGAATATGACGTTATCGTCAGCGACAGCAGCGCTCTTACAGATGGAAAAGTTGTCAAGGCTTCATTCAAGGTTGGCGAGTCGTACTGGTGGAATGGGGTTTAG
- a CDS encoding microtubule associated protein (similar to Neofusicoccum parvum UCRNP2 XP_007579487.1) encodes MVVVTQPPSNAFVAFVRRIYNPIGFSKGYNFILFVIFGGALLGFTLARFMFLDIKGIFCNPKSTVGGALPGECYYYLQGIENVGIIMHLAGILPAAFLAVFQFVPAIRHKVIIVHRLNGYLIILLSLVGVIGVFMIARHGLGGGLDVQSAAGMASIVFISCKVIAFYNIKMLQIEQHRAWMLRAWGIASFIITMRIIAIIMAIIVGKTPKDYYTVRPCAMIDHIYGGNQTRVLRVYPACSTFYSGADPSQHVPIPVGVAADGPERIASAVNTSFGASAYLAFLLHALAVELYLRLTPAETERLRRVSYERQKEAGMKNPGNAGLTAQRLGDADPWSPEPPQSGSNGSTDEKYSRIARKPVLTERGTARLSDPESDDH; translated from the exons ATGGTTGTTGTAACCCAACCACCGTCCAATGCCTTTGTGGCATTTGTCCGCCGCATATACAACCCCATCGGCTTCTCCAAAGGCTACAACTTCATCCTGTTCGtcatctttggcggcgccCTGCTCGGATTCACCCTCGCCCGCTTCATGttcctcgacatcaaagGCATCTTCTGCAATCCCAAATCCACAGTCGGCGGTGCCCTCCCCGGTGAATGTTACTACTACCTCCAGGGCATTGAGaatgtcggcatcatcatgcaTCTGGCGGGTATCCTGCCTGCTGCTTTCCTTGCCGTGTTCCAGTTTGTGCCTGCTATACGACACAAGGTCATCATTGTCCACCGCCTGAACGGATACTTGATTATCCTCTTGTCGTTGGTTGGTGTTATTGGAGTCTTTATGATTGCACGACATGGTCTTGGCGGTGGGTTGGACGTCCAGTCTGCTGCTGGAATGGCATCGATTGTGTTTATTTCATGCAAAGTTATTGCATTTTACAAcatcaagatgctgcagatTGAGCAACATCGCGCTTGGATGCTTCGAGCGTGGGGTATT gccagcttcatcatcaccatgcgcATCATTGCTatcatcatggccattaTCGTCGGCAAGACCCCTAAGGACTACTACACTGTCCGACCGTGCGCCATGATTGACCACATCTACGGGGGTAACCAGACTCGAGTGTTGCGCGTGTACCCAGCCTGCTCGACGTTCTACTCGGGTGCTGATCCTAGCCAACATGTTCCCATTCCTGTGGGAGTAGCTGCAGATGGGCCAGAGAGGATCGCCTCGGCGGTTAACACTAGCTTCGGGGCAAGTGCTTACCTTGCGTTTTTGCTCCACGCCCTCGCCGTAGAGCTGTATCTACGACTTACACCAGCTGAGACGGAGCGGCTAAGGCGTGTTTCGTACGAGCGACAAAAGGAGGCTGGCATGAAGAACCCCGGCAATGCTGGCTTGACTGCCCAGCGCCTGGGTGATGCAGATCCCTGGAGCCCAGAGCCTCCTCAGTCTGGGTCTAATGGAAGCACTGATGAGAAATACTCGCGTATCGCTAGAAAACCGGTACTGACGGAGAGGGGAACGGCTAGATTGTCTGATCCTGAGAGTGATGACCACTAG
- a CDS encoding WD domain, g-beta repeat domain-containing protein, which produces MKVPKVKSKATSPQWAVCCNCGLEKNIGEFQFSQKDHPTPKNRAWWKLVTSKPTPKRYRCVKPPAPCPKLNQLLLPAAPVLEDADTTIREAQADLTNGLKVQQTDPTVAVPEHGQNHTPVTQVQDTKQEAESVGQLESPKPDFSPAGHTAAVCTVVFSPDGNTVYSASKDRTVCEWDPFSKMIRRTIRHHVATVADVAVSSATGSAAWALFGNRIEIRDVDEASSYPVKRSHGAESWISAVSYSWDNRYVAYGSDDKFVRVLDLEANQLKWKEKRHEGYISCIAFSNDGSRLASGSVDSSIQIWDLESGYGVGTLNTRDGCARAVAFSPDASVLATGCGKTICLWNLQKLKVSMRLKKHYDSVNALAFSPSGRQLASASADRTIVLWDVVSGQLLRQISAHSGEVLTISFSPDGKMVASGSEDCTVKMWPVAECEAPQTGTTLADELGAGTSDEEKASPGLKKASTTKVSTKRNSNASDAPIYSSLAAAGESEASKCYLCLGFTDGRNTSERCVCWK; this is translated from the coding sequence ATGAAAGTTCCCAAGGTGAAGAGCAAAGCGACTTCACCTCAATGGGCGGTCTGCTGCAACTGTGGTCTGGAAAAAAACATTGGAGAGTTTCAATTCTCTCAGAAAGATCATCCAACGCCGAAGAATCGAGCATGGTGGAAATTGGTCACTTCAAAACCTACACCAAAGCGGTACAGATGTGTTAAGCCTCCTGCGCCCTGTCCGAAGTTGAATCAACTGTTACTTCCAGCGGCACCGGTACTCGAGGATGCCGATACGACGATACGTGAAGCACAGGCAGATCTGACCAACGGCTTGAAAGTGCAGCAGACAGATCCAACCGTTGCAGTTCCAGAACATGGCCAGAACCACACACCAGTGACACAAGTCCAGGATACAAAACAGGAAGCTGAATCTGTTGGACAACTGGAGAGTCCCAAACCAGACTTTTCACCTGCAGGACATACAGCGGCAGTTTGCACAGTGGTCTTCTCACCAGACGGGAATACAGTGTATTCAGCATCCAAAGACCGGACTGTATGTGAATGGGATCCTTTCTCAAAGATGATACGACGCACAATCCGGCACCATGTCGCGACAGTTGCCGATGTTGCCGTGTCCAGCGCCACAGGCTCAGCCGCTTGGGCATTGTTCGGAAACAGGATTGAGATACGAGATGTGGACGAGGCTTCATCCTACCCTGTCAAACGTAGCCATGGCGCAGAGTCGTGGATTTCTGCGGTATCGTATTCATGGGACAACAGGTACGTCGCGTATGGATCAGACGACAAGTTTGTTCGGGTATTGGACCTGGAAGCAAATCAACTGAAGTGGAAGGAGAAGCGACACGAGGGATATATCTCATGTATTGCATTCTCTAATGACGGCTCGCGACTGGCGTCCGGCTCTGTAGATTCGTCTATCCAAATATGGGATCTGGAGAGTGGTTACGGAGTAGGAACACTGAATACACGCGATGGATGTGCTCGAGCAGTTGCGTTTTCTCCCGATGCGTCTGTTCTTGCTACTGGATGCGGCAAAACAATATGTTTATGGAACTtgcagaagctcaaggtgTCTATGCGCTTAAAGAAGCATTACGATTCAGTTAATGCGTTGGCATTCAGTCCGTCAGGTCGTCAGttggcatctgcatctgcagaTAGAACAATCGTACTTTGGGACGTCGTGTCAGGACAGCTCTTGCGCCAAATTAGCGCTCACAGCGGAGAGGTTCTTACAATTTCTTTTTCGCCGGACGGCAAAATGGTTGCGTCTGGTTCGGAAGACTGCACGGTCAAGATGTGGCCTGTTGCAGAGTGTGAAGCACCTCAAACTGGAACAACGTTGGCAGATGAGCTGGGAGCAGGTACATCAGATGAAGAGAAAGCTTCACCGGGGTTGAAGAAAGCATCGACGACGAAGGTGTCGACTAAGCGAAACTCAAACGCATCGGATGCACCTATTTACAGCTCGCTGGCCGCGGCGGGTGAGTCTGAGGCAAGCAAATGTTACCTATGCTTGGGGTTTACCGACGGGAGGAATACATCGGAGAGGTGTGTGTGTTGGAAGTGA
- a CDS encoding carbonic anhydrase (similar to Colletotrichum gloeosporioides Nara gc5 XP_007287323.1), producing MIIKTILLLPSLVAAFCHYGTSLHLESQLRRRDTKSPEYSYQGITGPLAWHTLDPKNALCATGSNQSPINIIPGQQRTVSGASFRFKPEPYPRGAKFENLGHTVQLPINGSMIVDGREYELVQFHFHTPSEHQLSGEYYVAEILAISVLGFWVDIGDASDCISDVISSVLSNVDKISRAGDSTLTEALDFTRLQAHLSRSSVYQYNGSLTIPPCSENVIFNVVDKPLFIDVKTFRRLKKVLKFNSRYIQNSPGAVNLLMNAANTL from the exons ATGATTATCAAGACAATCCTTCTGCTCCCTTCTCTGGTGGCAGCATTCTGCCATTATGGCACCTCTCTTCATCTGGAGTCCCAGCTTCGCCGTAGGGACACAAAGAGTCCTGAATATAGTTACCAAGGAATTACCGGGCCTCTAGCTTGGCATACTTTAGACCCAAAGAACGCATTATGCGCCACCGGAAGTAATCAGTCGCCCATCAATATCATACCCGGACAGCAGCGCACCGTAAGCGGCGCTTCTTTCAGATTTAAACCCGAACCGTATCCCCGTGgtgccaagtttgagaaTCTCGGACATACTGTGCAGCTCCCCATCAATGGCTCTATGATTGTTGACGGCAGAGAATATGAACTTGTGCAGTTCCACTTTCATACGCCAAGCGAACACCAGCTTTCTGGGGAGTATTATGTAGCCGAG ATTCTTGCGATTTCTGTTCTTGGCTTCTGGGTCGATATTGGCGATGCTTCAGACTGCATTTCAGACGTCATATCATCTGTGCTCAGCAATGTTGATAAGATTAGTCGCGCTGGAGACAGCACTCTCACAGAGGCCCTTGACTTTACAAGGCTCCAGGCGCATTTATCTCGTTCCAGCGTCTATCAGTATAATGGGTCTCTAACAATACCTCCCTGCAGCGAGAATGTTATCTTCAACGTCGTTGACAAGCCGCTGTTTATCGATGTGAAGACGTTCCggaggttgaagaaggttTTGAAGTTCAACTCTCGCTACATTCAGAATTCTCCTGGTGCGGTCAATCTGTTGATGAACGCGGCAAACACACTGTAG